From Bacillus sp. Bos-x628, the proteins below share one genomic window:
- the coaE gene encoding dephospho-CoA kinase (Dephospho-CoA kinase (CoaE) performs the final step in coenzyme A biosynthesis.) — MTLVIGLTGGIASGKSTVSHMIKEQGIRLVDADEIAKEAVSKGKPALHQIVQTFGEDVLLSNGELNRQQLGSIIFSDEKKRKQLNAIVHPEVRKEMLKQRDEAVKQNETFVVLDIPLLFESELEGLVDRIIVVYTTPELQLSRLMNRNGLHEEEALKRIHAQMPLEEKCKKADRVIENTKDLAYTRKQLQNILNEWEHTDR, encoded by the coding sequence TTGACGCTCGTGATTGGATTAACAGGCGGGATCGCTAGTGGAAAAAGCACGGTCTCGCACATGATAAAAGAGCAGGGCATTCGGCTCGTGGATGCAGATGAGATTGCAAAAGAAGCTGTTTCTAAAGGGAAACCAGCTCTTCATCAAATCGTTCAAACCTTTGGTGAGGATGTCTTGCTTTCAAATGGTGAGCTAAACAGGCAGCAACTAGGGTCTATCATCTTTTCTGATGAAAAAAAGAGAAAGCAGTTAAATGCGATTGTTCATCCTGAGGTCAGAAAAGAAATGCTTAAGCAGCGGGATGAAGCGGTGAAGCAAAATGAAACATTCGTTGTACTGGATATCCCTCTTTTGTTTGAAAGTGAGCTGGAGGGTCTTGTCGACCGTATCATTGTCGTGTACACAACGCCTGAACTTCAGCTATCTCGTCTGATGAATCGGAATGGACTTCATGAGGAAGAGGCTCTAAAACGCATACATGCCCAGATGCCTCTTGAGGAAAAATGTAAAAAAGCAGACCGTGTCATAGAAAACACAAAAGACTTGGCTTATACAAGGAAACAATTACAGAACATATTAAACGAATGGGAACATACAGATAGGTAA
- the ytaF gene encoding sporulation membrane protein YtaF, translated as MISISLLFLAMAVSIDSFSVGFTYGLRKMRIPFKAIVIIACCSGIVLLVSMLIGSLFTAFLPVSVTDKLGGGILIIIGLWVLYQFFKPAKERDLLLHEKTLLNVEVQSLGLVIQILRKPTSADIDRSGTINGMEAILLGIALSIDAFGAGIGAAILGFSPIVMSITVAVMSSLFVCIGLRAGHFLSNWRWMDKLACLPGFLLILIGVWKL; from the coding sequence ATGATTTCGATTTCGCTCCTGTTTTTAGCTATGGCAGTCAGCATCGACAGCTTTTCAGTGGGCTTTACGTATGGTCTTCGGAAAATGAGGATTCCATTTAAAGCCATTGTCATCATTGCTTGCTGTTCAGGGATTGTGCTACTTGTCTCCATGCTGATTGGCAGCCTATTCACCGCATTCCTCCCTGTCTCAGTTACAGATAAGCTTGGTGGAGGGATTTTAATCATCATCGGACTTTGGGTTTTGTACCAATTTTTCAAACCTGCGAAAGAGCGCGATTTGCTCCTTCATGAGAAGACCTTACTGAATGTAGAGGTGCAGTCACTCGGACTTGTCATTCAAATTTTGCGAAAGCCGACAAGCGCAGACATTGACCGTTCTGGTACTATTAATGGAATGGAAGCGATTCTGCTAGGGATTGCTTTATCGATTGATGCTTTTGGAGCAGGGATTGGTGCAGCAATTCTAGGTTTTTCTCCAATTGTCATGAGTATCACTGTTGCGGTGATGAGCTCACTTTTCGTTTGTATCGGGCTTCGTGCCGGACATTTTCTGTCAAACTGGCGCTGGATGGATAAACTTGCATGCTTACCGGGTTTTTTACTCATTTTAATTGGTGTGTGGAAGCTATAA
- the mutM gene encoding DNA-formamidopyrimidine glycosylase produces MPELPEVETVRRTLKRLVKGKTIEKVDIKWPNIIKRPGEPEEFARMMVGETIQNIKRRGKFLLFHLDHYVMVSHLRMEGKYRVHEAKEPYDKHVHVVFTFTDGTELRYHDVRKFGTMHLFQPGEEEKELPLSQLGYEPFTEHFTPEYLWEQLNKTSRVIKTALLDQKIVVGLGNIYVDEVLFKSGIHPETKAHQLSLDACKVLHKHIIDTLQVAVDAGGSTIRSYLNSQGDIGTFQLQLLVYDRRGEPCQTCGSIIEKTVVGGRGTHFCVTCQKRPQ; encoded by the coding sequence ATGCCGGAATTACCAGAAGTCGAAACCGTCCGGCGCACTCTTAAGCGGTTAGTCAAAGGAAAAACGATTGAAAAGGTCGATATCAAATGGCCAAACATCATCAAACGTCCTGGGGAACCGGAGGAGTTCGCAAGAATGATGGTGGGAGAAACCATACAGAACATTAAAAGAAGAGGAAAGTTCCTACTCTTTCATCTAGATCACTATGTCATGGTCTCTCATTTAAGAATGGAAGGGAAATATCGTGTACATGAGGCAAAAGAGCCTTATGATAAACACGTTCACGTCGTCTTTACGTTTACAGATGGTACCGAGCTTCGGTACCATGATGTACGTAAATTTGGCACGATGCATCTGTTTCAACCTGGTGAAGAAGAAAAAGAGTTGCCACTATCTCAGCTTGGGTACGAGCCTTTTACAGAACATTTCACACCGGAGTATTTATGGGAGCAATTGAACAAGACATCACGTGTCATCAAAACAGCTCTGCTTGATCAAAAGATTGTTGTAGGGCTTGGAAATATTTATGTCGATGAAGTCCTCTTTAAGTCAGGTATTCATCCCGAAACTAAGGCACATCAGCTAAGCCTTGATGCTTGCAAGGTGCTCCACAAACATATCATAGACACACTTCAAGTGGCTGTTGATGCGGGAGGAAGCACCATTCGCTCATATCTCAATTCACAAGGGGATATTGGCACATTCCAGTTGCAGCTTCTTGTGTATGATCGGCGGGGAGAGCCTTGCCAAACATGTGGGAGTATTATTGAGAAAACGGTTGTTGGAGGGCGCGGCACACATTTTTGTGTGACTTGTCAAAAACGACCACAATAA